Within Cardinium endosymbiont of Culicoides punctatus, the genomic segment GCAATCATGATAGTCATTGATAGCATAAATAAAGGTAACGCTTGGGCTAAGTAAAATCATATATTTGTACCACCACCATTTTGCCGATACATGCATCCACACAGGTAATGGCTTCTTGCGTTGCCATTTGATTTCCCGTATGTCCAACCATATCTGGATTCGCAAAGTTACAAATAATGACATCATGTTCTTTTTGGGAAATAGCTTTCAACAACTGATCGGTTATTTCTAGCAGACTCATCTTAGGCGCCATATCATAATGGGCTACTTTTTTTGATGGAATCAATAAACGTGTTTCATAAGGAAAAGGAGCCGCTATACCTCCATTAAAAAAGAAAGTTACATGTGCATATTTTTCTGTTTCTGCAATACGCAGTTGCTTTAAGCCCATTTTAGAAAGATATTCACCTAATCCATTTTTTATAGATTGAGGGGGAAAGGCAATCTGGCTGGGAATATCGGTAGCATATTCTGTTAAAGAGACAAAACCGCCTAAATTGGGTGATGTTATTCTTTTAAAATTTAGAAAGTCGGGATCCAGAAAAGCACGACTTAGTTGTTGTACACGATCTGCTCGAAAATTCATAAAAAAAACCACATCACCAGATTGAACCGTTATGGGAGCAGCATCTGACTTATACAAACAGGTGGGCTGTACAAACTCATCCGTTTCATTTCTAGCATAAGCAGCTTCTAAACCATCTAAGGCTGTAGATGCTACACATAGCGACCTCCCTCCTACTATGCAATCATAAGCAGCTTTGGTACGCTCCCAGCGGTTGTCTCTATCCATGGCATAATAGCGTCCAATAAGTGAAGCAATGTTACCTATACCTAGTTGTTTGCATTTTTCTTCTAATGCGATCAGACTGTTTGCTGCACTTTTAGGTGGTGTATCTCGACCATCTAAAAAGGCATGTATATAACAGTTTGATATACCCATTTGAGCACATAGTTCCAATAAAGCATATAGATGTGTTTCATGGCTATGTACGCCTCCTGGTGATAATAATCCCAAAATAAAGATTTTATTATTCATAAAATCACCATTTTCAATGGATTTATGGATACGTGTAAGGTCCTGATAGATCACCCTTCCAGCTCCAATGGTCAAATGACCAACTTCCGAATTACCCATTTGTCCTGCTGGTAGCCCAACAGAGAGGCCTGATGCCTGCAATAGCGTATGCGGAACGGTTTTAATCAAATGGTCCCAATGTGGCTTTTTAGCAAGTGCAATAGCATTGTAATCTGTTGACACACGATGGCCCCAACCGTCAAGAATCAATAAAATAATGGACTTGGGCTGTTTCAATCTAAGCATAAAGAGCTATTTATCGGTTTTATTGATAAAAAATGGATACATCCCCCTGCTCACCTTAAACCTGTAAGGCCTCTAAACTAGGTAATTTTCTATCTGCCGCAATATAGGCAAGTAGCGCTCCCCCACCGGTAGAAATATAGGAGACATTTTCTTCATATCCCATTGTAGTAATGGCAGCGGCAGTATCTCCCCCTCCTATTATGCTAAATGCTCCATTTGCAGTGGCTTGTGCAACGGCACGGGCAATCATAGCAGTCCCTGTAGAGAACTTATCCCACTCAAAAATACCCATTGGGCCAGACCATAATATGGTTTTTGCTTGTAAAATAAATGATGTAAAATGTGCTTGGGTAGCGGGACCTATATCTAATATATGTGATCCATAAGGCAAATTTTCCAGAGAAGAAATACAAGGATGCGCTTGCTCATGTATTTCTGGGGCATGCACGACATCTATAGGTAAGGACAGCTGACAATGCATATTTTTATTAATATGGTTGCATACATCGTTGGCAATGAAGGCTACTTCTTCTTGTGCACAAACAGATAGGCGACCAGAGGTAGTTTGTTGTGCATGATAAAAGGGCCATACAAGTCCCCCACCAATAAGAATGTGTTCTGCATAATTAACCAGACCTTTAATAGGCTTGGCTTTATCTACTAGCTTGCTACCACCCATAATTGCGATAACAGGCTGATTTTCTTTTAAAAAAAGCTTATTCATAGCAGCGATTTCTTCCTGAAGTAGATAACCAGCAAAACGCTCCTTAAAATAAGCAGGTAGCAAACTAATGGAAGCATGATTTCTATGAATCGTCCCAAATGCTTCATTGATGTAAGTGTCTGCCAAGGATGCCAACTCTTGGGCAAATGCTATATCGCCTAACGTTTCTTCTTTATGAAAGCGTACATTTTCAAGTAGTGCGACTGTACCTGGTTCTAACGAATCTATAAGATTTTTTACCTCAGAACCTACACAGCTAGGAACAAATACAATAGGGTTTGCTAACAAATTCGATAACGTAGGTAATAGTCTCCTTAAAGAATAACGTTCCTCATATCCATTTTTTGGTCTTCCAAAATGAGCAATCAAGATGGCTATGCCACCATCTGCTATGACCTTTTGAATAGTTTGTAAACTACTGCGCATGCGTCGATCATCTGTA encodes:
- the gpmI gene encoding 2,3-bisphosphoglycerate-independent phosphoglycerate mutase — translated: MLRLKQPKSIILLILDGWGHRVSTDYNAIALAKKPHWDHLIKTVPHTLLQASGLSVGLPAGQMGNSEVGHLTIGAGRVIYQDLTRIHKSIENGDFMNNKIFILGLLSPGGVHSHETHLYALLELCAQMGISNCYIHAFLDGRDTPPKSAANSLIALEEKCKQLGIGNIASLIGRYYAMDRDNRWERTKAAYDCIVGGRSLCVASTALDGLEAAYARNETDEFVQPTCLYKSDAAPITVQSGDVVFFMNFRADRVQQLSRAFLDPDFLNFKRITSPNLGGFVSLTEYATDIPSQIAFPPQSIKNGLGEYLSKMGLKQLRIAETEKYAHVTFFFNGGIAAPFPYETRLLIPSKKVAHYDMAPKMSLLEITDQLLKAISQKEHDVIICNFANPDMVGHTGNQMATQEAITCVDACIGKMVVVQIYDFT
- a CDS encoding phosphoglycerate kinase; the protein is MMLDQACFKNKKVLIRVDFNLPITESGIVTDDRRMRSSLQTIQKVIADGGIAILIAHFGRPKNGYEERYSLRRLLPTLSNLLANPIVFVPSCVGSEVKNLIDSLEPGTVALLENVRFHKEETLGDIAFAQELASLADTYINEAFGTIHRNHASISLLPAYFKERFAGYLLQEEIAAMNKLFLKENQPVIAIMGGSKLVDKAKPIKGLVNYAEHILIGGGLVWPFYHAQQTTSGRLSVCAQEEVAFIANDVCNHINKNMHCQLSLPIDVVHAPEIHEQAHPCISSLENLPYGSHILDIGPATQAHFTSFILQAKTILWSGPMGIFEWDKFSTGTAMIARAVAQATANGAFSIIGGGDTAAAITTMGYEENVSYISTGGGALLAYIAADRKLPSLEALQV